TGGCGCGCCAGGGGAAGCATCGTACCCACATATTGCTCTCTGACACCGGTCTGCAGCCCCCAGTCAACATGTGGGTGAAATCGAACCATAGTATTCACTACTACTTCAACTGCGTCACCGGTAAGGCCTTTGCTTCCCGACTTATTTGGAGGGATTCTTTTGATGATTGGTAGCTGTATCTTTGTATTGATGGGAAAACTTTAATTTTGTATAAGCCTGGGTGATGAAAACGCTAatctgtgtatcttttttttttttttttacttgaggactaacatcaccagtttttttttttttttatgcatttcctacaccaggttagagttttcttAATAGTACGTTTTCATAGATACTGAGTAAAAAGTCTAATCCTCCTTCGCCCTCTGCAGGTTGTCTTTTTGATAAATCTATGGCAATGGCTCCGGGTGACCACACATTCTTTTTGCGCCACGATGAGAGCTTCGTCCAGATGACCCTCGATTGTGGCTCGCATCGGTACCCCATGATGAATCTCCGCGTCAACAAGACAGTGCCCGAGCTGGCTCCACCTGGGGACGCGAAGGACCTTAGCTTGTCTATGATGATACCTTTCCATGGCCCGAATGACGCTGGCCTGGCTCCACCTGGCGCTCTGATGGACGTCACGTATGCCACGAAGAAACTTTCCATCAATGTGACTGCGGCTGAGCTGGGACCTGCCGGGGACCTGAAAGAAGTCACGATAGTGTGGAACAAACAGTTGGGGAATATTGGGGTGAGTATGACGAATGCGTTGGTCGCTAAACTGCCTACAATTGTAAAATGTGCTAAACTTGTTACATATAACACCACTGACGTATTGGCTTTCAGGTTGTGGTGGATGGTGCTCCTCTAGGTAACCTTACTGATTATAAGCCTCTGACGAAGGAAAGGCAAGTTAAGGTGGAGGTAGCGGAGGAGGGCGGCGGATTGGTGGCGCCTTGTAACCCTCACTTCCAGATGGTGGGGTGTGCCGGCGATGAGGAAGGTAGAGCCTCTCTGTCATAATGCTTCCATGCTCGTATACTTGGCTTTAACCCTATAGCATTTCCTAGCTTGTTGCTTCGCTAAGAAATGACACTCATTTGAAGTTTGTTTCTTATAGTGTTAATTTTAAACAagacctttttttccctcttacagTGACTGAAGCAAGGAACGatccttctaccaccaccacctcatctgAGACCACGCACGGTCCATCAGCAGACGACGCCAGCCAGCAACCTCAGACCAGCCAGCAGACGTCCAGCAGGTGGCTCCCAGCAGTGTTCACTTTCGTAGTGCTCAACTTCATAGTAACAGTGGCTGCCGTGAGTCTTGCAGTGGTGCTCTACCGCCGCTCCTCGTCCAACAATTGCCAACTGACAAAAGACACTTCGACCACACCGGCTATCTTCTCCAAAAGGTTCTCAACACGTTCCTCGACCCGCTCGACTCAACGCGGCAGTCAGCGTCGTAAGGCCCAGGGTGATGCCACCCAAGGGGACAAATCGGGCAGCTGCATTGGAGAGGAAAATGTTAATTCTGAAACAGTGACGACGCCTCTCACCACCCCGGAATCCCTAGCCAGCCCCAGGAAACACAGAAATCTCTCCACTGATGAGTTTGTCGACCTAAGCTTGATATGATGAGGGCGAGGAATGAAGGTCAAGTGTCCCAATACCTCGAAGTAGCGGCCGTCCCTCCGCCACCCGCCTGTACAGTGACGAGAGACGTGTACATAAACACCCTCGAGGAGCAAACGCACAATAGAGTCTTTTGTCAACAAGAGGTGCCATTACCGAGACATACCAGTGCACCATTAATATCTATAAAACAGATATAACATACAACGAGTCAACGTAAACATACGTGCCATAAATTTGCCAGCCACATGTGAGTAAAATAATAACTATTTGCGAGATTCCTTCCTCTAATTGATTTATCACTGGAGGAAGGCTCTGGGAGCCTCGGGCAGGACCGGACTACCGCTGAGGCTCTATAATGAACGCCACTGCTTGAGGCTGTGTCCATTATTTATGGTTATTTACTAGTCATTATTTCAAGTAATCCTCCCCTGTGAGGTGTACTTCGTCTTGCAAGGTACAATTCTCGCCAATCAAGACGTTATTACTTTTAATACAAATATGTAACTCTTTTATAGGTTAGTTCAAGAGTCTCGAAACAACCTTTTATTTCGCGACTATACACAGCCGCCGCCACAACCTTAAATTGGGCGTTGCATTACAATATTTCCACATGAAGATATGGAGGAAACGTTTATAACTTAAGGAGTTGAATAAAATCTTTATCAAAGTTGCTCTTATAAATCatactgaagaaaaatgaacTCCCGATACTCAACTAAACAAAACCCAACACAATTTATAGATTCGGGTGGGCGAAAAGTTCCCTGGTGCCTGCTTTGTCAATTTCACATTTGTACATCATCTCTACAAACATCCATTCACTGCTTAATCCAGAAGACTATTGAGACACTGCTGGtgagagaaaacacaagaagCATCATCATACAGATCTTTGCATCACGAAGCCTCACCACTCGCGGACTTGCTTCAGACAAACGTTGTAGCTCACGGTGTAagtataagaaaggaaaggtgactTTTCTAACCCAATCTTATCACCAGTTGTGACCTTCCTCCACTGCCCACTCTAGCTCCTTATCCTTGGccccttcccactctctctctctctctctctctctctctctctctctctctctctctctctctctctctctctctctctctctctctctcttctacaccaACTCTTATTCAATATAAGAGAACCAGCACcagtatgtgagagagagagagagagagagagagagagagagagagagagagagagagagagagagagagagagagagagagagagagagagagagagagagagagagagagagagagagagagaggtagaaagaGCAACTACATGAACATAACCACTACAAGAgtacatacacatttttttccctcagcaAACGATTAATGGAGATTGTAGGAGCACAATTACTTATACCCAGAGAGAAAACATATTACAAGTTTTGACACGGAGCCTCGTGGGGCAGCAGTTAAGCAAGGGACACATAAATCACCCGCACCTAAGCCAGACAGGTGGCCGGCCCAGTGGTATTTAAACGACCGGGAACATAACTCACACGGAAGTTGTAATTAGATACATATATTACTCATGGCCAATTAATGAGACAGGTGTGTAATTACGAAAGAAAACGTAGAGGTGGGCGGTGATGATAAGTCAGCGGGACGGGCTAGTGTGGGCGTGTGTATGGCTGGATTATAGTTTGTATGCAGACATGTGCTCACGTGAACACCAGACTCACTATCCATCACCTAGTAggctggggaggagagagagagagagagagagagagagagagagagagagagagagagagagagagagagagagagagagagaaagggaatggaagacGAATGGCAGGGCGAGGACGGCTGGGCGGGCTGGATTAGAGGGCGGGGAGAAGTTAAGGCCGAGGTAGACACAGGTATATAAGGAGGGTTTTTTGTCTCGTAGAATATCAGAACCACCATGCTATCCATCACCGCGGTGTTTACCTTCGCCAGGTGCTTCATTACGATCCATTAAAGCCTCATAGCCTCCCGTCGGTGCTTCAGGTGCCATGCTAGTCTTCCAGTCTCAAAAACGGAAGTATTTTGGTTCATCTCTCTTGTGTCTGTCTCGCTCTCTTTATAGCTGGCATTCTTCTTCCCGCTGTCACTCCCTCTTTCACACCAATAGtgacctctccttccttccctcatttttatttattttttttcacgttttctctCAACTGCCAGTCCAGCTTATACCATAACCAGAACAAAAACAGTGTCCTCCTATGTATAAGGAATAGTTTCTACTCAGAGTAAGACTGTTTTATGGAAAAGAGTATCCGTGTGATGTATCTCGTATTGTACTGTGCGGGGAGGAGTAGTGGTCTTCGCTACATGAAAGGGGAAAAACTGCACAAAGGAACCGAAACACTACGAGGCTGCCCCCTAGAGTCATAtggcgagtctctctctctctctctctctctctctctctctctctctctctctctctctctctctctctctctctctctctctctctctctctctctctctctctctctctacacacacactctctctctctctcacactctctctctctctctctctctctctctctctctctctctctctctctctctctctctctctctctctctctctctctctctctctctctctctctcagccctggGATCGAAGGACGTGAAAAGCACCACCAGGAACAAGCAGGTGTCTTGGTGCTCACCGGAAAGCAATAATGAGAAACAGGTAATTATCTCCTCCCGGCACAGGTGAGAAGCGGCCGCCCT
This window of the Scylla paramamosain isolate STU-SP2022 chromosome 1, ASM3559412v1, whole genome shotgun sequence genome carries:
- the LOC135099709 gene encoding uncharacterized protein LOC135099709 — its product is MKLLWVLGCFLGVWVCHGLPQKDQVQKNQAKECVMYRTKNSAPPVMQFQRRISVAVMPQERRSVTRLILQSTTTSSTCQLFFMAGSITPVCDQINAPSKNLEESDITELWMEVAGKTDDPVSAVWDLKVMARQGKHRTHILLSDTGLQPPVNMWVKSNHSIHYYFNCVTGCLFDKSMAMAPGDHTFFLRHDESFVQMTLDCGSHRYPMMNLRVNKTVPELAPPGDAKDLSLSMMIPFHGPNDAGLAPPGALMDVTYATKKLSINVTAAELGPAGDLKEVTIVWNKQLGNIGVVVDGAPLGNLTDYKPLTKERQVKVEVAEEGGGLVAPCNPHFQMVGCAGDEEVTEARNDPSTTTTSSETTHGPSADDASQQPQTSQQTSSRWLPAVFTFVVLNFIVTVAAVSLAVVLYRRSSSNNCQLTKDTSTTPAIFSKRFSTRSSTRSTQRGSQRRKAQGDATQGDKSGSCIGEENVNSETVTTPLTTPESLASPRKHRNLSTDEFVDLSLI